A DNA window from Sphingopyxis macrogoltabida contains the following coding sequences:
- a CDS encoding FadR/GntR family transcriptional regulator, with protein sequence MNEAVQTIDGARGSLVERAMDFVRDHIRDHDLKVGDTLPGEGSFAAEMGVSRPVMREAFGALAALRLVDVGNGRKPRVGAIDGSVMAASMGHAVNTAQVSLADVWEVRRTLELRTAEMAATNRSEEQARAILAAAHGLAIEGDEAARTAADTAFHQTIAAASGNPLFYQIVRSFEELMERAIPRAWQGRTTEAEREETLALHREVAEAIAAREPARARIAMERHFANSVGELLRRNAEFGLP encoded by the coding sequence ATGAACGAAGCGGTACAGACGATCGACGGCGCGCGCGGCTCGCTGGTCGAGCGGGCGATGGATTTCGTGCGCGACCATATCCGCGACCACGACCTGAAGGTCGGCGATACTCTGCCGGGCGAGGGGAGCTTTGCGGCCGAGATGGGGGTGAGCCGCCCGGTGATGCGCGAGGCGTTCGGTGCGCTCGCGGCGCTGCGGCTGGTCGATGTCGGCAACGGCCGGAAGCCGCGCGTCGGCGCGATCGACGGGTCGGTGATGGCGGCGTCGATGGGGCATGCGGTGAACACGGCGCAGGTCAGCCTCGCCGACGTCTGGGAGGTGCGCCGGACGCTCGAACTGCGCACCGCCGAGATGGCGGCGACGAACCGCAGCGAGGAGCAGGCGCGCGCGATCCTCGCCGCGGCGCACGGGCTGGCGATCGAGGGCGACGAGGCGGCGCGAACGGCGGCCGATACCGCGTTCCACCAGACGATCGCCGCGGCGAGCGGCAACCCGCTCTTCTACCAGATCGTGCGCTCGTTCGAGGAACTGATGGAGCGCGCGATCCCGCGTGCTTGGCAGGGCCGGACGACCGAGGCCGAGCGCGAGGAAACGCTGGCGCTGCACCGCGAGGTCGCCGAAGCGATTGCGGCGCGCGAGCCGGCGCGGGCGCGGATCGCCATGGAGCGCCACTTCGCCAACTCGGTCGGCGAACTGCTCCGGCGCAACGCCGAATTCGGTTTGCCCTGA
- a CDS encoding helix-turn-helix domain-containing protein has protein sequence MATKHPIIVSHEMTTFVGRGACDRRLLPPDALLLGFHDIGEPAVSLLDFRDLDGAVDHHLLVFAVTRGACCRLFGDLPGEGARWYLPSDLRALGQSIVEPGSDDAAADTLRLARSIELLCQLFAALAEGRLIAIEGATSLAETDIARIAAARRMIDERWHEKLTLDDIARGCGINRDKLTRGFREIYQCTVAEALSERRLKQARRLLAASDLPVASIGYRCGYLNNASFTRAFSRRFGMAPTEMRRVGIAA, from the coding sequence ATGGCAACCAAGCATCCGATCATCGTTTCGCACGAGATGACCACCTTCGTCGGGCGCGGCGCGTGCGACCGCCGGCTGTTGCCGCCCGATGCGCTGCTGCTCGGCTTTCACGATATCGGCGAGCCAGCGGTGAGCCTGCTCGATTTTCGCGATCTGGACGGCGCGGTCGACCACCACCTGCTCGTCTTTGCCGTCACGCGCGGCGCCTGCTGCCGTCTGTTCGGCGACCTGCCCGGGGAGGGCGCGCGCTGGTATCTGCCGTCGGACCTGCGCGCACTGGGGCAGTCGATCGTCGAGCCGGGAAGCGACGATGCCGCCGCCGATACGCTGAGGCTGGCGCGGAGCATCGAGCTGCTCTGCCAGCTTTTCGCCGCGCTGGCCGAAGGGCGGCTGATCGCGATCGAGGGGGCGACCAGCCTTGCCGAGACCGATATCGCGCGGATCGCCGCAGCGCGGCGCATGATCGACGAGCGCTGGCACGAGAAACTGACCCTCGACGATATCGCGCGCGGCTGCGGCATCAATCGCGACAAGCTGACGCGCGGGTTCCGCGAAATCTATCAGTGCACCGTCGCCGAAGCGCTGAGCGAGCGGCGGCTGAAACAGGCGCGGCGATTGCTGGCGGCGAGCGACCTGCCCGTGGCGAGCATCGGCTATCGCTGCGGCTACCTCAATAATGCGAGTTTCACGCGTGCCTTTTCGCGCCGTTTCGGTATGGCACCGACCGAGATGCGCCGGGTGGGGATTGCGGCATGA
- a CDS encoding MFS transporter has product MAEPLAARGTRLTAPATIIPLLLLALVTTMGFTALGSFGTIQESAKAELGLGDDALALIQGLGAAVPMVLFSVPIGILVDRRNRVRLTIGLALLWTLGTLLTAFAPSAGLLTAARMLVGIGSTGSLTAALSLCADFCAPEQRGRAMLIVNLGKALGVALGFALTGWLFGLLSEAAVPSWLAGLAPWRSAHVVLAAISALCLLPLLLLREPARREVEAGPDAPFRIVAAELWARRAFLGPLFAGQVAVVMADVAATVWVAPVLSRDFGLQPQEFAGWVGALMFGTGVAGAVLGGISADIGQKSRRRGRLLLGAVIAAGLGVPAALFPLMPDVMSFAVGLGILSTCGAVTGLVVSVALTVFIPNELRGLCIGAFIAIAGLIGFGLAPWFVTQVSSLMGGEAMLAEALALVGVTVSALSFFAFLLAMRRAPASIFAEPIR; this is encoded by the coding sequence GTGGCCGAACCTCTCGCGGCGCGCGGCACGCGGCTGACCGCGCCCGCGACGATCATTCCACTGTTGCTGCTCGCGCTGGTGACGACGATGGGTTTCACCGCGCTCGGCAGCTTCGGCACGATCCAGGAAAGCGCCAAGGCCGAACTGGGGCTCGGCGACGACGCGCTGGCGCTGATCCAGGGGCTCGGTGCCGCGGTGCCGATGGTGCTCTTTTCGGTGCCGATCGGCATCCTCGTCGATCGCCGCAACCGCGTGCGGTTGACGATCGGGCTGGCGCTCCTCTGGACGCTCGGCACGCTGCTGACCGCCTTCGCGCCGAGCGCCGGGCTGCTGACCGCGGCCCGCATGCTCGTCGGGATCGGCTCGACCGGATCGCTGACCGCCGCGCTGTCGCTGTGCGCCGATTTCTGCGCGCCCGAACAGCGCGGCCGCGCGATGCTGATCGTCAATTTGGGCAAGGCGCTGGGGGTCGCGCTCGGTTTCGCGCTGACCGGCTGGCTGTTCGGCCTGCTTTCGGAAGCCGCCGTGCCCTCGTGGCTCGCGGGTCTGGCGCCCTGGCGCAGCGCGCATGTCGTGCTCGCCGCGATCAGCGCGCTGTGCCTGCTGCCTCTGTTGCTGCTCCGCGAGCCCGCGCGCCGCGAGGTGGAGGCGGGCCCCGATGCGCCGTTCCGGATCGTCGCCGCCGAGCTTTGGGCACGGCGCGCCTTCCTCGGCCCTCTGTTCGCGGGGCAGGTCGCGGTGGTGATGGCCGATGTGGCGGCGACCGTCTGGGTCGCGCCCGTGCTGTCGCGCGATTTCGGGCTGCAGCCGCAGGAATTTGCCGGCTGGGTCGGGGCGCTGATGTTCGGCACCGGGGTTGCCGGTGCGGTGCTCGGTGGAATTTCGGCCGATATCGGACAGAAGAGCCGCCGGCGTGGCCGGCTGCTGCTGGGCGCGGTCATCGCGGCGGGACTGGGGGTACCTGCCGCGCTGTTCCCGCTGATGCCCGATGTGATGAGCTTTGCGGTGGGGCTGGGGATATTGTCGACCTGCGGCGCGGTGACCGGGCTGGTGGTGTCGGTGGCGCTGACCGTCTTCATCCCGAACGAGTTGCGCGGGCTGTGCATCGGCGCCTTCATCGCCATCGCCGGGCTGATCGGCTTCGGCCTCGCGCCGTGGTTCGTCACGCAGGTGAGCAGCCTGATGGGCGGCGAGGCGATGCTCGCCGAGGCGCTGGCGCTGGTCGGAGTGACGGTGAGCGCGCTGTCCTTCTTTGCCTTCCTGCTCGCGATGCGGCGGGCGCCGGCGTCGATTTTCGCAGAACCTATCAGATAG
- a CDS encoding FAD-binding oxidoreductase, with protein MAGTVQSGERKPLPASLVGALEERFAERFQRGEAVLGQHGASETHFATVLPDAVVFAHSTDEVVALVKLCAAADIPIVPFGAGTSIEGNAAPIRGGISLDMSQMDRVLAVHAEDFDCVVQPGVRREELNIHLRDQGLFFPIDPGANATIGGMASTRASGTNAVRYGTMKDAVLSLEVVTPQGDVIRTARRARKSAAGYDLTRLYVGSEGTLGIITEVTLRLHPVPDTISAAVCSFETLGGAVDTVVQSIQCAVPLARVEILDAKQMTAVNRWSKLDYPEAPTLFFEFHGSASHVAEQVETVKMLAEANGGGSFGWSNLPEERTKLWRARHEAYYAAVNMRAGAIGWATDVCVPMSRLAECIAETHADLEGASVPATILGHVGDGNFHVIFSIDPDAPAELEEVEAINAKLVERALAMDGTCTGEHGIGIGKQDWLVAELGGAVEQMRVIKRAMDPQNLLNPGKIFAL; from the coding sequence ATGGCGGGGACGGTGCAATCGGGGGAACGCAAACCGCTCCCCGCCAGCCTGGTGGGGGCGCTGGAGGAACGGTTCGCGGAGCGTTTCCAGCGGGGCGAAGCGGTGCTCGGGCAGCACGGGGCCAGCGAAACGCATTTCGCTACGGTGCTGCCCGACGCCGTCGTCTTTGCGCACTCGACCGACGAGGTGGTGGCACTGGTCAAATTATGCGCCGCCGCCGATATCCCGATCGTGCCGTTCGGCGCGGGTACCTCGATCGAGGGCAATGCGGCGCCGATCCGAGGCGGCATCTCGCTCGACATGAGCCAGATGGACCGGGTGCTCGCGGTCCATGCCGAGGATTTCGACTGCGTCGTCCAGCCGGGGGTGCGGCGCGAGGAACTGAATATCCACCTGCGCGATCAGGGGCTGTTCTTCCCGATCGATCCCGGCGCCAATGCGACGATCGGCGGCATGGCATCGACGCGCGCGTCGGGCACCAACGCGGTGCGCTATGGCACGATGAAGGATGCGGTGCTGAGCCTCGAGGTGGTGACGCCGCAGGGCGACGTGATCCGCACCGCGCGCCGGGCGCGCAAGTCGGCGGCGGGTTACGACCTGACGAGGCTCTACGTCGGCTCCGAAGGCACGCTGGGCATCATCACCGAAGTAACGCTGCGCCTCCATCCCGTCCCCGATACGATTTCGGCGGCGGTATGCAGCTTCGAGACGCTGGGCGGCGCGGTCGATACCGTCGTCCAGTCGATCCAGTGCGCGGTGCCGCTGGCCCGAGTCGAGATCCTCGATGCCAAGCAAATGACGGCGGTCAACCGCTGGTCGAAGCTCGATTATCCCGAGGCTCCGACGCTGTTTTTCGAATTTCACGGCAGCGCATCGCACGTCGCCGAGCAGGTCGAGACGGTGAAGATGCTCGCCGAAGCCAATGGCGGCGGGAGCTTTGGCTGGTCGAACCTCCCCGAGGAGCGGACGAAATTGTGGCGCGCGCGGCATGAGGCCTATTATGCTGCGGTCAACATGCGCGCAGGCGCGATCGGCTGGGCGACCGACGTTTGCGTTCCGATGAGCCGCCTCGCCGAATGCATCGCCGAGACGCACGCCGATCTGGAGGGTGCGAGCGTCCCGGCGACGATCCTCGGCCATGTCGGCGACGGCAATTTCCACGTCATCTTCTCGATCGACCCCGACGCGCCGGCCGAGCTGGAAGAGGTCGAGGCGATCAACGCGAAGCTGGTCGAACGCGCGCTGGCGATGGACGGTACCTGTACCGGCGAACATGGCATCGGCATCGGCAAGCAGGACTGGCTGGTCGCCGAACTGGGTGGGGCGGTCGAGCAGATGCGGGTGATCAAGCGCGCGATGGATCCGCAAAATTTGCTCAACCCCGGCAAGATTTTCGCGTTGTGA
- a CDS encoding TonB-dependent receptor, with protein MTKFRFAAVSTLVLAATLGATPGFAQDSAATPAAAESEDDGVIVVTARKRDETLSDVPIAVTAIDGDTLTARGINSVREAAVLSPGLNINSDGSGRAFVAIRGVGVTLVQSVQPGVGLFIDGIYQPNTAYLNNPLLDVDRIEVLRGPQGTLYGKNTLGGAINVITRQPSNDFEVRANGSYAGPDNSWLVSGAVSGPIIDDVLGFRIAASHRQQDGFLTNTILNKDANRFNTDSVNATLRFTPADGFSLTVKGYYDWVDGVNIPYSRVTGPKDYRRDVTFNTLNQISYKYRGINARAEADLGGGSKLSVIGAYDMRNSFAPDSDGDFGPDNTVRSIGRDSLRTMTIETRLDSEWSDQFSTLVGLFTSNEQTRVNNTDTINLIHPLLGPVNIVRNTTAKNVADTYAAFGTLFWKPTADWEVALGLRYDRENRVSRGTVDSVTTSILGVMPATSLTSAKLKSSEWQPKLTVSRKWTPDLMTYVSVARGYRGGGFNAPTAPVAVRTYGGDSAWTYEAGAKYTGAGLMLSGAVFYNDYKNYIGLNSIAPAEGGGLVTVDLNTGDVESYGIELEALVRPVPAWTIRGGFTYMHARITDPTAYETTTGRTLSSDRLTFQPDWLANISTDYRIETGADSEVVLGAGLFGKGKRLAATLNETTPTILDSYWLANASIAYRTGPVEVALFANNLFNTEYFESYIEKTTLALAGLPASDLGITGDRRRYGVRASLKF; from the coding sequence ATGACAAAGTTCCGATTTGCTGCCGTTTCGACGCTCGTACTCGCCGCGACGCTGGGTGCAACGCCCGGTTTTGCGCAGGATAGTGCGGCGACGCCCGCCGCCGCCGAGAGCGAAGACGACGGCGTCATCGTGGTGACGGCGCGCAAGCGTGACGAGACCCTGTCCGACGTGCCGATCGCGGTCACCGCGATCGATGGCGACACGCTGACGGCGCGCGGGATCAATTCGGTGCGCGAAGCCGCGGTGCTGTCGCCCGGGCTCAACATCAACAGCGACGGATCGGGCCGGGCCTTCGTTGCGATCCGCGGCGTCGGGGTGACGCTGGTGCAGAGCGTCCAGCCCGGCGTCGGCCTGTTCATCGACGGCATCTACCAGCCGAACACCGCCTATCTCAACAATCCGCTGCTCGACGTCGACCGGATCGAGGTGCTGCGCGGCCCGCAAGGAACACTGTACGGCAAGAACACGCTGGGCGGCGCGATCAACGTGATCACCCGCCAGCCGAGCAACGACTTCGAGGTGCGCGCCAACGGCAGCTATGCCGGTCCCGACAATAGCTGGCTGGTCTCGGGTGCGGTCAGCGGGCCGATCATCGACGATGTGCTGGGCTTCCGGATCGCCGCGTCGCACCGCCAGCAGGACGGTTTCCTGACCAACACGATCCTGAACAAGGATGCGAACCGCTTCAACACCGACTCGGTCAATGCCACCCTGCGCTTCACGCCGGCGGACGGCTTTTCGCTGACCGTGAAGGGCTATTACGACTGGGTCGACGGGGTGAATATCCCCTATTCGCGGGTTACCGGACCCAAGGATTACCGCCGCGACGTCACGTTCAATACACTCAACCAGATCTCGTATAAATATCGCGGGATCAACGCGCGCGCCGAGGCCGATCTGGGCGGCGGATCGAAGCTCAGCGTGATCGGCGCATATGATATGCGCAATTCCTTCGCCCCCGACAGCGACGGCGATTTCGGCCCCGACAACACCGTCCGTTCGATCGGTCGCGACAGCCTGCGCACGATGACGATCGAAACGCGCCTCGACAGCGAATGGTCCGACCAGTTTTCGACCCTCGTCGGCCTGTTCACCAGCAACGAGCAAACGCGGGTCAACAACACCGACACGATCAACCTGATCCATCCGCTGCTGGGCCCGGTGAACATCGTACGGAACACGACCGCCAAAAATGTCGCCGACACCTATGCGGCGTTCGGCACGCTGTTCTGGAAGCCGACCGCCGACTGGGAAGTGGCGCTCGGCCTCCGTTACGATCGCGAAAACCGCGTCTCGCGCGGAACAGTGGATTCGGTCACCACCTCGATCCTCGGCGTGATGCCGGCGACCAGCCTGACCAGCGCGAAGCTGAAGTCGAGCGAGTGGCAGCCGAAGTTGACCGTCTCGCGCAAATGGACTCCCGACCTGATGACCTATGTGTCGGTCGCGCGCGGTTATCGCGGCGGCGGCTTCAACGCGCCGACCGCGCCGGTGGCGGTGCGCACCTATGGCGGCGATTCGGCGTGGACGTACGAAGCCGGCGCCAAATATACGGGCGCAGGCCTGATGCTGTCGGGTGCGGTCTTCTATAACGACTACAAGAATTATATCGGGCTGAACTCGATCGCGCCGGCGGAAGGCGGCGGGCTGGTCACCGTCGACCTCAACACCGGCGACGTCGAAAGCTATGGCATCGAACTGGAAGCGCTGGTCCGGCCGGTCCCGGCGTGGACGATCCGCGGCGGCTTCACCTATATGCACGCCCGGATCACCGATCCGACCGCCTATGAAACGACGACGGGCCGTACCTTGTCGTCGGACCGGCTGACCTTCCAGCCCGACTGGCTGGCGAACATCTCGACCGATTACCGGATCGAGACGGGCGCCGACAGCGAGGTGGTGCTGGGCGCGGGGCTGTTCGGCAAGGGCAAGCGGCTGGCGGCGACGCTGAACGAGACGACGCCGACGATCCTCGACAGCTATTGGCTGGCGAATGCGTCGATCGCCTATCGCACCGGCCCGGTCGAGGTTGCGCTGTTCGCCAACAACCTGTTCAACACCGAATATTTCGAAAGCTATATCGAGAAGACGACGCTGGCGCTCGCGGGGCTGCCGGCTTCCGACCTCGGCATTACGGGCGACCGCCGCCGTTATGGCGTGCGTGCCAGCCTGAAGTTCTGA
- a CDS encoding SDR family NAD(P)-dependent oxidoreductase codes for MYLEKLRLDGRTAFVTGGAQGIGLATAEALAEAGARVTIADRDIVALDEAVAGLAAKSYAVFAQSLDVTDSAAVDAAAQAMIERDGRIDILINNAGIARSETAAEDVADEHWRHVLDVNLNGSFWCARAFGRHMLAAGSGSIVNVGSMSGFIVNRPQPQSYYNASKAAVHQLTKSLAAEWAGRGVRVNAVAPTYIATPLNAFADKTSEMYRRWIDGTPQARLGEPEEVAAVILFLASDMASLMTGSIVLADGGYSCW; via the coding sequence ATGTATCTTGAAAAGCTGCGCCTCGACGGCCGCACGGCCTTTGTCACCGGCGGTGCGCAGGGGATCGGCCTTGCGACCGCCGAGGCGCTTGCCGAAGCCGGAGCGCGGGTGACGATCGCCGACCGGGATATCGTGGCATTAGACGAAGCGGTCGCCGGCCTCGCGGCAAAGAGCTATGCCGTCTTCGCGCAATCGCTCGACGTGACCGACAGCGCCGCGGTCGATGCCGCGGCGCAGGCGATGATTGAGCGCGACGGCCGGATCGATATTCTGATCAACAATGCCGGGATCGCGCGCAGCGAGACCGCTGCGGAGGATGTCGCCGACGAGCATTGGCGGCATGTCCTCGACGTCAACCTCAACGGCAGCTTCTGGTGCGCGCGCGCTTTCGGGCGGCACATGCTGGCGGCCGGGTCGGGAAGCATCGTCAACGTCGGGTCGATGTCGGGCTTCATCGTCAACCGGCCGCAGCCGCAGAGCTATTATAATGCGTCGAAGGCGGCGGTGCACCAGTTGACGAAGAGCCTCGCCGCCGAATGGGCGGGCCGGGGCGTGCGGGTCAATGCGGTCGCGCCGACCTATATCGCGACCCCGCTCAATGCCTTCGCCGACAAGACGAGCGAGATGTACCGGCGCTGGATCGACGGTACCCCGCAAGCCCGGCTCGGCGAGCCCGAAGAGGTGGCGGCGGTGATCCTGTTCCTTGCATCGGACATGGCGAGCCTGATGACCGGAAGCATTGTGCTGGCGGACGGCGGCTATAGCTGTTGGTAG
- a CDS encoding carboxylesterase/lipase family protein, translating into MDSYTDFTAGIAVDGGMVRGIIDGTIARFLGIPYAAPPARFALPRPPAPWQGVRDAAEPGPAAPYRIKPFPMIDPTPLVGYGSDGGDGDYLRLNIWAPREAKAAPVMVFIHGGGFVAGSKDAPVHDGSAFARSGAVCVAINYRMGIDGFLPVPGAPTNLGLRDMIFALIWVQRHIAAFGGDPGNVTVFGESAGAMAIADLVTSPLAEGLFRRAIIQSGHGSMVREIAVAQRLVRKLARILRVAPDADGFRGISDEAAMDAIEKVAKPTARLDLRGADGIEPVFGISRFIPVYGDDVLPEKPLDALRKGAGRDVEILIGTNAEEMNLYFVPTGVRRKIGGLLARWLLGKSLPNAGKALRAYGYKTKGVRPGEAMTDAMNDLVFRWPARQYAAAHQGKTWMYEFDWRSPACEGELGACHGIEMPFVFDTLACATGLQGLAGEAPPQELADRVHGLWAGFARDGGLPWPEFGSYRMVYRMTHGEAFHEPVMPAAAFLPE; encoded by the coding sequence ATGGACAGTTATACGGACTTCACGGCGGGCATTGCCGTCGATGGCGGCATGGTCCGCGGCATCATCGACGGCACGATCGCCCGTTTCCTCGGCATCCCCTATGCCGCTCCGCCGGCGCGTTTCGCGCTGCCGCGGCCGCCCGCGCCCTGGCAGGGCGTGCGCGACGCGGCCGAACCTGGACCAGCCGCGCCGTATCGCATCAAGCCCTTTCCTATGATCGATCCGACGCCGCTGGTCGGGTACGGGTCGGATGGCGGCGATGGCGATTATCTGCGGCTCAACATCTGGGCGCCGCGCGAAGCCAAAGCCGCGCCGGTGATGGTGTTCATCCACGGCGGCGGTTTCGTTGCCGGCAGCAAGGATGCGCCGGTGCACGACGGATCGGCGTTCGCGCGATCGGGAGCGGTGTGCGTCGCGATCAACTACCGGATGGGAATCGACGGCTTCCTGCCGGTGCCGGGCGCGCCGACCAATCTCGGGCTGCGCGACATGATCTTCGCGCTCATATGGGTGCAGCGCCATATCGCGGCGTTCGGCGGCGACCCGGGCAATGTCACTGTGTTCGGCGAGAGTGCGGGGGCGATGGCGATCGCCGATCTGGTGACGTCGCCGCTCGCCGAAGGATTGTTTCGCCGCGCGATCATCCAGAGCGGGCACGGGTCGATGGTGCGCGAGATTGCGGTGGCGCAGCGGTTGGTGCGCAAGCTCGCGCGGATATTGCGCGTTGCACCCGATGCCGACGGCTTTCGCGGTATATCGGATGAAGCTGCGATGGACGCGATCGAGAAGGTCGCGAAGCCGACCGCGCGGCTCGACCTGCGCGGGGCGGACGGGATCGAGCCGGTGTTCGGGATAAGCCGCTTCATCCCCGTTTATGGCGACGATGTGCTGCCCGAAAAGCCGCTCGATGCGCTGCGCAAGGGGGCGGGGCGCGATGTCGAGATTTTGATCGGCACCAATGCCGAGGAGATGAACCTTTATTTCGTCCCGACCGGCGTCAGGCGGAAGATCGGCGGACTGCTCGCGCGCTGGCTGCTCGGCAAGTCGCTGCCGAACGCCGGCAAGGCGCTGCGCGCCTACGGATATAAGACGAAGGGCGTGCGGCCGGGCGAAGCGATGACCGACGCGATGAACGACCTCGTCTTTCGCTGGCCGGCGCGCCAATATGCCGCGGCGCATCAGGGCAAGACGTGGATGTACGAGTTCGACTGGCGCTCGCCCGCGTGCGAGGGCGAACTGGGTGCCTGTCACGGGATCGAGATGCCGTTCGTGTTCGATACGCTCGCCTGTGCCACCGGGCTGCAGGGGCTGGCGGGCGAAGCACCGCCGCAGGAGCTCGCCGATCGTGTCCACGGCCTCTGGGCCGGCTTCGCGCGCGATGGGGGGCTGCCCTGGCCCGAGTTCGGATCCTACCGGATGGTGTACCGGATGACGCACGGCGAAGCGTTTCACGAACCGGTGATGCCCGCCGCCGCTTTCCTGCCGGAGTAG
- a CDS encoding Lrp/AsnC family transcriptional regulator has product MTELDPFEIKIIRELQRDANQTTAEIAERVGLSTSPCWRRIDRLEREGVIRKRVAVIDRRKVGLNAHIFAQVKLNAHGRANLDEFGEAIRSFPEVLDAYVLMGTTDFMLRIVAKDIDAYERFFFDRLSKLPGVQEINSTVALSEIKSTNELPIG; this is encoded by the coding sequence ATGACCGAACTTGATCCTTTCGAGATAAAGATCATCCGCGAATTGCAGCGCGATGCGAATCAGACGACGGCGGAGATCGCCGAGCGTGTCGGCTTGTCGACCTCGCCCTGCTGGCGGCGGATCGACCGGCTCGAGCGCGAAGGGGTGATTCGCAAGCGCGTGGCGGTGATCGACCGGCGCAAGGTGGGCCTCAACGCCCATATTTTCGCGCAGGTAAAGCTCAACGCGCACGGCCGCGCCAACCTCGACGAATTCGGCGAGGCGATCCGTTCCTTTCCCGAAGTGCTCGACGCCTATGTCCTGATGGGGACGACCGATTTCATGTTGCGCATCGTTGCCAAGGATATCGATGCTTATGAGCGCTTCTTCTTCGACCGGCTGAGCAAGCTGCCGGGGGTGCAGGAAATCAATTCCACGGTCGCCCTGTCGGAGATCAAATCGACCAACGAGTTGCCGATCGGTTAG
- a CDS encoding Glu/Leu/Phe/Val dehydrogenase family protein codes for MVTRPSRLNPPMECVRLHDAQTGLDGVIAIHSTTLGPGAGGCRFWTYPDIDAALADALRLAEGMSYKNALAGLPLGGAKAVLRRPEGPFDRAALFRAFGRAVEDLGGSYITAEDVGTTVEDMHEVASVSRHVAGLKPLEGLAGGDPSPWTAKGVFDSMRAAARFALDSDLDGLTVAVQGTGNVGADLCRRLADAGAHLVIADPSPARRDRLQHILGAKVVDVEEIAEVDADIFAPCALGGALTPHSVARLKAKLVCGGANNQLATPEVAGLLVERGITYAPDYVVNAGGIINVSAEYLGEDEAHVARRVAQIGPRVTAILERAAREGRSPAAVADEMAEQVIAGAQRVAA; via the coding sequence ATGGTCACCCGTCCCAGCCGCCTGAACCCGCCGATGGAGTGCGTCCGCCTCCACGACGCGCAGACGGGGCTCGACGGTGTCATTGCGATTCACTCGACGACGCTTGGCCCCGGTGCCGGCGGCTGCCGTTTCTGGACCTATCCCGATATCGATGCCGCGCTCGCCGATGCACTGCGCCTCGCCGAGGGCATGAGCTACAAGAACGCCCTCGCCGGCCTGCCGCTGGGCGGCGCCAAGGCGGTGCTGCGGCGGCCAGAGGGCCCGTTCGACCGCGCCGCACTGTTCCGCGCCTTCGGCCGTGCGGTCGAGGACCTCGGCGGCTCTTACATCACCGCCGAAGACGTTGGCACGACGGTCGAGGACATGCACGAGGTGGCGAGCGTATCGCGCCATGTCGCGGGGCTGAAACCGCTCGAAGGCCTCGCGGGCGGCGATCCGTCGCCGTGGACCGCCAAAGGCGTTTTCGATTCGATGCGCGCCGCCGCCCGCTTCGCGCTCGACAGCGACCTCGACGGCCTGACGGTCGCGGTACAGGGCACCGGCAATGTCGGCGCCGACCTCTGCCGCCGCCTCGCCGATGCCGGTGCGCACCTCGTCATCGCCGACCCGAGCCCGGCGCGCCGCGACCGGCTCCAGCATATCCTCGGTGCGAAGGTCGTCGATGTCGAAGAAATCGCCGAAGTCGACGCCGATATCTTCGCGCCCTGCGCCCTCGGCGGCGCCCTGACGCCGCATAGCGTCGCGCGGCTGAAGGCAAAGCTCGTGTGCGGCGGCGCCAACAACCAGCTCGCGACACCCGAGGTCGCCGGCCTGCTTGTCGAGCGCGGCATCACCTATGCCCCCGACTATGTCGTCAACGCCGGCGGCATCATCAACGTCTCGGCCGAATATCTTGGCGAGGACGAGGCGCATGTCGCGCGGCGCGTCGCGCAGATCGGCCCGCGCGTGACGGCGATCCTCGAACGCGCGGCACGCGAGGGCCGCTCGCCCGCCGCCGTCGCCGACGAAATGGCCGAACAGGTCATCGCCGGCGCCCAGCGGGTGGCCGCCTGA